In a genomic window of Colias croceus chromosome 20, ilColCroc2.1:
- the LOC123700852 gene encoding abasic site processing protein HMCES isoform X1 — translation MVKLLSKRSIYLWALDKEQLRCACSFLDKHSKSVIKPDYLQEHNNGKEYTPSSNVAPTDVTPVLISSSKFKNAANTSRVLKPMMWGIIPPWHKGDYKNHNLSTNNCRLENILHSKLYSPILNNGGRCIIVAEGFYEWQTTLKTKVKQPYYIYMKQESDININDPKSWKKEFKEDEGWKGMKLLYMAGLYHAWKDNDVIIYSYSVITMESNETFSWLHHRMPAILDNDEQIEAWLDIDNVNVNTALKYLTQTKMLEWHPVSTLVNNSKNKSLECNKKISLEDKPKTTQKSLTAWFSKSNKRKSTEEIPQDCKKPKV, via the exons atggTTAAACTATTATCAAAGAGAAGTATATACCTGTG ggCACTAGATAAGGAACAACTTCGCTGTGCTTGCAGTTTTTTGGATAAACATTCCAAAAGCGTTATTAAGCCAGATTATCTCCAGGAACATAACAATGGCAAAGAATACACACCATCAAGTAACGTGGCTCCTACAGATGTTACACCAGTGTTAATTTCTTctagtaaatttaaaaatgctgCCAATACAAGTAGAGTGCTGAAACCAATGATGTGGGGAATAATACCACCTTGGCACAAg GGTGactataaaaatcataatctAAGTACAAATAATTGCcgtttagaaaatatactgCATTCAAAACTTTACAGtccaatattaaataatggaGGTAGATGCATTATTGTAGCAGAAGGATTTTATGAATGGCAAACTACATTAAAAACCAAAGTTAAACAACCatactatatttatatgaaacaaGAATCAGATATCAAT atcaATGATCCAAAATCCTGGAAGAAAGAATTTAAAGAGGATGAAGGTTGGAAAGGAATGAAACTTTTGTACATGGCTGGATTGTATCATGCCTGGAAAGACAATGATGTTATAATTTACTCCTATTCTGTAATAACAATGGAATCTAATGAAACCTTTAGTTGGCTACATCACAGAATGCCAGCCATTTTAGATAATGATGAGCAAATTGAA gccTGGCTTGATATAGACAATGTTAATGTAAACACGGCTTTGAAGTACCTGACACAAACTAAGATGCTAGAATGGCATCCTGTATCAACACTGGTTAATAATTCAAAGAATAAATCTTTAGAATGCAATAAGAAAATCTCTTTAGAAGATAAACCAAAAACTACACAAAAATCATTAACAGCTTGGTTTTCTAAgtcaaataaaagaaaatcaacAGAAGAAATCCCACAAGACTGTAAGAAACccaaagtataa
- the LOC123700852 gene encoding abasic site processing protein HMCES isoform X2 — translation MCGRTRLALDKEQLRCACSFLDKHSKSVIKPDYLQEHNNGKEYTPSSNVAPTDVTPVLISSSKFKNAANTSRVLKPMMWGIIPPWHKGDYKNHNLSTNNCRLENILHSKLYSPILNNGGRCIIVAEGFYEWQTTLKTKVKQPYYIYMKQESDININDPKSWKKEFKEDEGWKGMKLLYMAGLYHAWKDNDVIIYSYSVITMESNETFSWLHHRMPAILDNDEQIEAWLDIDNVNVNTALKYLTQTKMLEWHPVSTLVNNSKNKSLECNKKISLEDKPKTTQKSLTAWFSKSNKRKSTEEIPQDCKKPKV, via the exons ATGTGTGGCCGCACTAGATT ggCACTAGATAAGGAACAACTTCGCTGTGCTTGCAGTTTTTTGGATAAACATTCCAAAAGCGTTATTAAGCCAGATTATCTCCAGGAACATAACAATGGCAAAGAATACACACCATCAAGTAACGTGGCTCCTACAGATGTTACACCAGTGTTAATTTCTTctagtaaatttaaaaatgctgCCAATACAAGTAGAGTGCTGAAACCAATGATGTGGGGAATAATACCACCTTGGCACAAg GGTGactataaaaatcataatctAAGTACAAATAATTGCcgtttagaaaatatactgCATTCAAAACTTTACAGtccaatattaaataatggaGGTAGATGCATTATTGTAGCAGAAGGATTTTATGAATGGCAAACTACATTAAAAACCAAAGTTAAACAACCatactatatttatatgaaacaaGAATCAGATATCAAT atcaATGATCCAAAATCCTGGAAGAAAGAATTTAAAGAGGATGAAGGTTGGAAAGGAATGAAACTTTTGTACATGGCTGGATTGTATCATGCCTGGAAAGACAATGATGTTATAATTTACTCCTATTCTGTAATAACAATGGAATCTAATGAAACCTTTAGTTGGCTACATCACAGAATGCCAGCCATTTTAGATAATGATGAGCAAATTGAA gccTGGCTTGATATAGACAATGTTAATGTAAACACGGCTTTGAAGTACCTGACACAAACTAAGATGCTAGAATGGCATCCTGTATCAACACTGGTTAATAATTCAAAGAATAAATCTTTAGAATGCAATAAGAAAATCTCTTTAGAAGATAAACCAAAAACTACACAAAAATCATTAACAGCTTGGTTTTCTAAgtcaaataaaagaaaatcaacAGAAGAAATCCCACAAGACTGTAAGAAACccaaagtataa
- the LOC123700808 gene encoding uncharacterized protein LOC123700808 produces the protein MDWTNAKVIEFIELLENEPTIWNPNTKSHKNRTAVIDAWERIKNSFSLQCSIEELKRKRNSLMAAYRDHLKKLKDSYTTCSSTDDVYQPTWFAFEAMHSFLWSVYEYNNPKYTEEHTFKYERPLSRESDEGSGNESTQYERCKKRKKTMKSEELSQIKKRIDEAFSLIEERNLEKQRDENDLFGQLVSQKLKKMNEDDRLMLTHDIHNLIFKYEMKARSKLRMSTQLSLDS, from the exons ATGGATTGGACCAATGCCAAGGTGATAGAGTTTATTGAACTTCTGGAGAATGAACCGACCATATGGAATCCTAATACGAAATCCCATAAAAACAGAACGGCCGTTATTGATGCTTGggaaagaattaaaaattcattttcgCTTCAATGCTCTattgaagaattaaaaagGAAGAGGAATTCTCTAATGGCTGCTTATAGGGATCACTTAAAAAAGCTTAAAGACTCCTATACCACCTGTTCAAGCACGGATGATGTGTACCAGCCAACATGGTTTGCATTTGAAGCCATGCACAGTTTCTTGTGGTCAGTGTATGAATATAACAACCCCAAATATACTGAG GAACacacatttaaatatgaaagacCACTCTCAAGAGAATCTGATGAAGGCAGTGGAAATGAATCAACACAATATGAACGGtgcaaaaaaagaaaaaaaactatgaagTCTGAGGAATTATCACAAATAAAGAAGCGAATAGATGAAGCATTCTCTCTTATAGAAGAGAGAAATTTAGAAAAACAGAGAGATGAAAATGATTTGTTTGGCCAACTTGTgtcgcaaaaattaaaaaaaatgaatgaagATGACAGGCTCATGTTAACTCAtgatatacataatttaatcttCAAGTATGAAATGAAAGCAAGATCCAAATTAAGAATGAGTACTCAGTTGAGTCTTGACTCATAA
- the LOC123700852 gene encoding abasic site processing protein HMCES isoform X3 → MVKLLSKRSIYLWALDKEQLRCACSFLDKHSKSVIKPDYLQEHNNGKEYTPSSNVAPTDVTPVLISSSKFKNAANTSRVLKPMMWGIIPPWHKINDPKSWKKEFKEDEGWKGMKLLYMAGLYHAWKDNDVIIYSYSVITMESNETFSWLHHRMPAILDNDEQIEAWLDIDNVNVNTALKYLTQTKMLEWHPVSTLVNNSKNKSLECNKKISLEDKPKTTQKSLTAWFSKSNKRKSTEEIPQDCKKPKV, encoded by the exons atggTTAAACTATTATCAAAGAGAAGTATATACCTGTG ggCACTAGATAAGGAACAACTTCGCTGTGCTTGCAGTTTTTTGGATAAACATTCCAAAAGCGTTATTAAGCCAGATTATCTCCAGGAACATAACAATGGCAAAGAATACACACCATCAAGTAACGTGGCTCCTACAGATGTTACACCAGTGTTAATTTCTTctagtaaatttaaaaatgctgCCAATACAAGTAGAGTGCTGAAACCAATGATGTGGGGAATAATACCACCTTGGCACAAg atcaATGATCCAAAATCCTGGAAGAAAGAATTTAAAGAGGATGAAGGTTGGAAAGGAATGAAACTTTTGTACATGGCTGGATTGTATCATGCCTGGAAAGACAATGATGTTATAATTTACTCCTATTCTGTAATAACAATGGAATCTAATGAAACCTTTAGTTGGCTACATCACAGAATGCCAGCCATTTTAGATAATGATGAGCAAATTGAA gccTGGCTTGATATAGACAATGTTAATGTAAACACGGCTTTGAAGTACCTGACACAAACTAAGATGCTAGAATGGCATCCTGTATCAACACTGGTTAATAATTCAAAGAATAAATCTTTAGAATGCAATAAGAAAATCTCTTTAGAAGATAAACCAAAAACTACACAAAAATCATTAACAGCTTGGTTTTCTAAgtcaaataaaagaaaatcaacAGAAGAAATCCCACAAGACTGTAAGAAACccaaagtataa